The following are from one region of the Lentimicrobiaceae bacterium genome:
- the ftcD gene encoding glutamate formimidoyltransferase → MKQIIECVPNFSEGRDLTIIKQITDQMQTVEGVQLLDVDPGAATNRTVVTIAGEPEQVIEAAFKAVKKAMELIDMSKHTGAHPRFGATDVCPLVPIANISMEETVQYAHRLAERIGTELGIPVYCYEDAALTTVRKNLANCRSGEYEGLPQKLSNAEWKPDFGPATFLPKTGAIAVGARDFLVAYNVNLNTTSTRRANAVAFDIREKGRPMREGNTVNGKIMKDEHGNQINIPGTLKACKAIGWFIEEYGIAQVSINLTNISITPVHVAFEEACKKAQDRGMRVTGSELVGLAPLKVFTDAGKYFLRKQNRSVGVSEAELIKIAVKSLGLDDLKPFNPEEKIIEYVLRDKSQKKLIDLSCAGFADETASESPAPGGGSISAYMGALGISLGTMVANLSSHKPGWDDRWEEFSIWAEKGQLLKDELLHLVDEDTNAFNKIMDAFGLPKSNDAEKAARTAAIQDATRYAIEIPFRVMKKSFETLEIIKAMAETGNPNSVTDAGVGALAVRSAVIGAFLNVKINAAGLSDKEFVKSVIAEGAEIELKARQMEEEILAIVNSKINS, encoded by the coding sequence ATGAAACAAATCATCGAATGTGTTCCTAATTTCAGCGAAGGTCGCGACCTGACAATAATTAAACAGATTACGGATCAGATGCAAACAGTTGAAGGCGTTCAGCTGCTGGATGTTGATCCGGGCGCAGCTACCAACCGCACGGTAGTAACCATAGCCGGAGAGCCAGAGCAGGTTATTGAAGCAGCATTTAAAGCTGTAAAAAAAGCCATGGAATTGATTGACATGAGCAAACACACCGGCGCGCACCCCCGTTTTGGCGCAACAGATGTATGTCCGCTTGTTCCCATTGCCAATATTAGCATGGAAGAAACGGTTCAATATGCACACCGGCTTGCTGAGAGAATAGGCACAGAACTGGGCATTCCGGTTTATTGCTATGAAGATGCAGCCCTGACAACCGTTCGCAAAAATCTGGCCAACTGCCGTTCAGGCGAATACGAAGGATTGCCGCAAAAGCTCAGCAACGCTGAATGGAAACCTGATTTCGGGCCTGCAACATTTCTGCCTAAAACCGGTGCAATTGCTGTAGGAGCCCGCGATTTTCTGGTGGCTTACAATGTAAACCTCAACACAACCTCAACACGAAGAGCCAATGCCGTTGCCTTCGACATCAGGGAGAAAGGCCGCCCCATGCGCGAAGGAAACACCGTAAACGGCAAGATTATGAAAGATGAGCATGGCAATCAAATCAACATACCCGGTACACTCAAAGCCTGTAAAGCAATTGGCTGGTTTATTGAAGAATATGGCATTGCCCAGGTTTCAATAAACCTGACTAACATCAGCATTACCCCGGTGCATGTTGCTTTTGAAGAAGCATGTAAAAAAGCGCAGGACCGGGGTATGAGGGTAACCGGCTCTGAACTGGTAGGATTAGCTCCGTTAAAAGTATTTACTGATGCCGGTAAGTATTTCCTGCGTAAGCAAAATCGTTCAGTTGGTGTTTCAGAAGCCGAACTGATAAAAATAGCCGTAAAATCACTTGGGCTCGACGACCTCAAACCGTTTAACCCGGAAGAAAAAATCATTGAATACGTACTGCGCGACAAATCGCAGAAAAAACTGATTGATTTAAGCTGTGCCGGCTTTGCCGATGAAACCGCATCAGAATCACCAGCTCCGGGCGGAGGTTCAATTTCAGCCTATATGGGTGCACTGGGCATTTCATTGGGCACTATGGTAGCCAATCTTTCTTCACACAAACCAGGCTGGGACGACCGCTGGGAAGAATTCTCTATCTGGGCAGAAAAAGGCCAGTTGCTGAAAGACGAGCTTCTGCATCTGGTTGATGAAGACACCAATGCTTTTAATAAAATTATGGATGCCTTCGGACTCCCCAAAAGCAACGATGCCGAGAAAGCTGCCAGAACTGCTGCCATCCAGGATGCAACAAGGTATGCCATTGAAATTCCGTTTCGTGTTATGAAAAAATCTTTTGAAACACTGGAAATTATTAAAGCAATGGCTGAAACAGGAAACCCAAACTCTGTTACCGATGCAGGTGTGGGCGCCCTTGCCGTTCGCTCGGCTGTGATAGGGGCATTCCTCAATGTAAAAATCAATGCAGCCGGTTTGTCTGACAAAGAATTTGTAAAATCTGTAATTGCTGAAGGCGCTGAAATTGAACTCAAAGCACGCCAGATGGAAGAAGAAATCCTTGCTATTGTAAACAGTAAAATCAATAGTTAG